A genomic region of Mycobacterium senriense contains the following coding sequences:
- a CDS encoding fatty acyl-AMP ligase encodes MDRGSRRDGPSADGLLRIEDCLDAAGRVALPPGVNLISLIDRNIANVGDTVAYRYLDYSRSADGDAEEVTWSRFGIRLEAIGARIQQAASHGERVAVLAPQGIDYVAAFYAAVKAGTIAVPLFAPELPGHAERLDTALRDSEPTVVLTTAPAREAVEKFLAGHPRLRRPRVLAVDQIPDSAGESFVPTELGMDDVSHLQYTSGSTRPPVGVEITHRAVGTNLVQMILSIDLLDRNTHGVSWLPLYHDMGLSMIGFPAVYGGHSTLMSPTAFVRRPQRWIQALSDGSRQGNVVTAAPNFAYEWAAQRGLPGRGADIDLRNVVMIIGSEPVSIDAIRTFNKAFAPYGLPRTAFKPSYGIAEATLFVATIAPAAEATAVYFDREKLGAGHAVRVDAVDPNAVAQVSCGQVARSEWAVIVDPASGSELPDGGVGEIWLQGNNVGRGYWRLPDETRRAFGAELRSRLAEGSHADGADPDRSWLRTGDLGVYLDGELYVTGRIADLVTIDGRSHYPQHIEATVADASEIVRRGYVTAVSAPDGDDPDAARLVVIAERAAGTSRQDPQPAIEAIRAAVAQRHGLTVSDMRLLPAGAIPRTTSGKLARRACRAEYLDGTLGVR; translated from the coding sequence ATGGATCGCGGTTCGCGGCGGGACGGCCCAAGTGCCGATGGTCTACTTCGGATCGAGGACTGCCTGGACGCGGCCGGTCGGGTCGCGCTGCCGCCCGGGGTCAACCTGATCTCGCTCATCGACCGCAACATCGCGAACGTCGGTGACACCGTGGCGTATCGCTACCTCGACTACAGCCGTTCGGCCGACGGCGATGCCGAAGAGGTGACATGGAGCCGGTTCGGCATCCGGCTGGAGGCCATCGGCGCGCGCATCCAGCAAGCGGCCAGTCACGGTGAGCGCGTTGCGGTCCTCGCGCCGCAGGGCATCGACTACGTCGCCGCCTTCTACGCGGCGGTCAAGGCCGGAACCATCGCCGTGCCGTTGTTCGCCCCGGAGCTGCCCGGCCACGCCGAGCGGCTTGACACCGCGCTGCGCGATTCCGAGCCCACCGTCGTACTCACGACGGCGCCCGCCCGAGAGGCGGTGGAGAAGTTTCTGGCCGGCCACCCGCGCCTGCGCCGGCCGCGGGTGCTCGCGGTCGACCAGATACCCGATTCGGCGGGGGAGTCGTTCGTGCCCACCGAGCTCGGCATGGACGACGTCTCACACCTGCAGTACACGTCGGGCTCGACCCGGCCGCCGGTCGGCGTCGAGATCACCCACCGCGCGGTAGGCACCAACCTGGTGCAGATGATCCTGTCGATCGACTTGCTGGACCGAAACACCCACGGCGTCAGCTGGTTACCGCTCTACCACGACATGGGTTTGTCGATGATCGGCTTCCCAGCCGTCTACGGCGGGCACTCCACGCTGATGTCTCCCACCGCGTTCGTCCGCCGCCCCCAGCGATGGATCCAGGCCCTGTCCGACGGGTCGCGGCAGGGCAACGTCGTCACCGCCGCACCGAACTTCGCCTACGAGTGGGCCGCGCAGCGCGGCCTGCCCGGCCGCGGCGCGGACATCGACCTGCGCAACGTCGTGATGATCATCGGCTCCGAACCCGTCAGCATCGATGCGATCAGGACCTTCAACAAGGCGTTCGCGCCGTACGGGTTGCCGCGGACCGCATTCAAGCCGTCCTACGGCATCGCCGAGGCCACGTTGTTCGTCGCGACCATCGCCCCCGCCGCCGAGGCGACGGCGGTGTACTTCGACCGGGAAAAGCTGGGTGCGGGACACGCGGTACGCGTCGACGCCGTTGATCCCAACGCCGTCGCGCAGGTGTCGTGCGGCCAGGTCGCGCGCAGCGAATGGGCCGTCATCGTCGATCCCGCCAGCGGATCCGAGTTGCCGGACGGGGGGGTGGGCGAAATCTGGTTACAGGGCAACAACGTCGGACGCGGCTACTGGCGGCTGCCCGACGAGACGCGGCGCGCATTCGGTGCCGAGCTGCGATCCCGGCTCGCCGAGGGCAGCCACGCCGACGGCGCCGATCCCGACCGCTCCTGGCTGCGCACCGGCGACCTGGGGGTGTACCTGGACGGTGAGCTGTACGTGACCGGCCGGATCGCGGACCTGGTGACGATCGACGGCCGCAGCCACTACCCGCAACATATCGAGGCCACCGTCGCCGATGCGTCGGAAATCGTCCGGCGCGGATACGTGACGGCGGTTTCCGCACCGGACGGCGACGACCCGGATGCCGCGCGGCTCGTCGTGATCGCCGAACGCGCCGCCGGCACCAGCCGTCAGGATCCGCAACCGGCGATCGAGGCGATCCGCGCGGCGGTCGCGCAGCGGCACGGGCTGACCGTCTCGGACATGCGTCTCCTGCCGGCCGGCGCCATCCCACGCACCACCAGCGGCAAGCTGGCCCGCAGGGCCTGCCGGGCGGAATACCTCGACGGCACGCTGGGCGTCCGCTGA
- a CDS encoding SRPBCC family protein, with protein MPGRNFSFEITRTSSAPPATVFRLVADGANWSQWAKPIVMHSSWARQGDPAPGGVGAIRKVGMWPVYVQEETVEYEPDRRHAYKLVGPATPAKDYGGEVVLTPNASGGTDIRWTGSFTEGVRGTGPLMRAAMGGAVRFFAGRLVKAADRESTGGR; from the coding sequence ATGCCGGGCCGGAACTTTTCCTTCGAGATCACCCGCACCAGCAGCGCGCCCCCCGCGACCGTGTTCCGGCTGGTAGCCGACGGCGCCAACTGGTCGCAGTGGGCCAAGCCGATTGTCATGCACTCGAGTTGGGCTCGCCAGGGCGATCCCGCGCCGGGTGGCGTCGGGGCGATCCGCAAGGTGGGCATGTGGCCGGTCTATGTGCAGGAGGAGACGGTCGAGTACGAGCCGGACCGTCGCCACGCCTACAAGCTGGTGGGCCCGGCCACCCCGGCCAAGGACTACGGCGGCGAGGTGGTCCTCACGCCGAACGCGTCGGGCGGGACCGACATCCGCTGGACCGGCTCTTTCACCGAAGGCGTTCGCGGGACGGGCCCGCTGATGCGCGCCGCCATGGGCGGGGCGGTCCGGTTTTTCGCGGGCCGGCTGGTGAAGGCGGCCGATCGCGAATCCACCGGCGGCCGTTAG
- a CDS encoding LLM class flavin-dependent oxidoreductase — MSKLRFGYFIAPFHRAGTNPTLALQRDLAFVEHLDALGFDEVWLGEHHSAGSEIISSPEIFIAAAAERAKRIRFGTGVISLSYHNPLWVADRLMLLDHLTHGRIIGGVGPGSLPSDSSMIGLTPTDTRELLETNLDIVARLLAGETVSAKTATHQLFDAKLQLAPYSDGGIPLSVAAVASPTGARLAGKHGIGLLSIGATLTVEGFNALSYHWGIVEERAAAFGTQVDRKNWSLVGLFHLAETEKQAREEVKFGIEPWFRYFQKVAAFPQMTMPGEQLDEMIDVINENGAGVIGTPERAREQVQRLWDQSGGFGCMLQMGHEWANPAATRRSAELFAAEVMPHFQGQAQPTLDAAARAGQARENLAQSQLDAVAHMTRKYQDEVDAK; from the coding sequence ATGTCGAAGCTCAGGTTCGGATACTTCATCGCCCCGTTCCACCGCGCGGGCACCAACCCGACGCTGGCCTTGCAGCGAGATCTGGCGTTCGTCGAGCACCTCGACGCCCTCGGCTTCGACGAAGTGTGGTTGGGCGAACACCATTCGGCCGGCAGCGAAATCATCAGTTCCCCAGAGATTTTCATCGCCGCCGCCGCAGAACGGGCAAAGCGGATCCGGTTCGGCACCGGGGTCATCTCGTTGTCGTATCACAACCCGCTCTGGGTCGCGGACCGGCTGATGCTGCTGGATCACCTGACGCACGGACGCATTATCGGCGGAGTGGGGCCCGGCTCGCTGCCCAGCGACTCGTCGATGATCGGACTCACCCCTACCGACACACGAGAGCTGCTGGAAACCAACCTCGACATCGTCGCGCGATTGCTGGCGGGAGAGACCGTCAGCGCCAAGACCGCAACCCACCAACTCTTCGATGCCAAGCTGCAGCTTGCCCCGTACTCCGACGGCGGGATCCCGCTGTCCGTCGCGGCCGTCGCGTCGCCGACGGGCGCGCGGCTGGCCGGCAAGCACGGCATCGGCCTGCTGTCCATCGGCGCAACGCTGACGGTCGAGGGCTTCAATGCACTGTCCTACCACTGGGGCATCGTCGAGGAGCGCGCCGCCGCCTTCGGCACGCAGGTAGACCGCAAGAACTGGAGCCTGGTCGGGCTGTTCCACCTCGCCGAGACCGAGAAGCAGGCCCGTGAAGAGGTCAAGTTCGGCATCGAGCCGTGGTTCCGGTACTTCCAGAAGGTGGCCGCGTTCCCGCAGATGACGATGCCCGGCGAGCAGCTCGACGAAATGATCGACGTCATCAACGAGAACGGGGCGGGCGTGATCGGCACGCCCGAGCGGGCGCGCGAACAGGTGCAGCGGTTGTGGGATCAGTCCGGCGGTTTCGGCTGCATGCTGCAGATGGGTCACGAGTGGGCCAACCCGGCCGCCACCCGGCGGTCGGCCGAGTTGTTCGCCGCCGAAGTGATGCCGCACTTCCAGGGGCAGGCGCAGCCGACGCTGGACGCCGCCGCGCGCGCCGGCCAGGCCCGGGAGAACCTCGCGCAGTCGCAGTTGGACGCGGTGGCGCACATGACCAGGAAGTACCAGGACGAGGTCGACGCGAAGTAG
- the aceA gene encoding isocitrate lyase ICL2, which produces MAIIDRDTQVRPSFDDEVAATQQYFDDPRFSRITRLFTARQVAEQRGTIPTDYTVARNAAAAFYERLRELFAEKKSITTFGPYSPGQAVAMKRMGIEGIYLGGWATSAKGSTTEDPGPDLASYPLSQVPDDAAVLVRALLTADRNQQYQRLNMSEQQRATATQYDYRPFIIADADTGHGGDPHVRNLIRRFVEVGVPGYHIEDQRPGTKKCGHQGGKVLVPSDEQIKRLNAARFQLDIMKVPGIIVARTDAEAANLLDSRADERDQPFLLGATNLNIPSYKSCFLAMVRRFYELGVKDLNGHLLYALPEGEYAEAGAWLERQGIQGVISDAVNAWRENGEKSIDDLFDQVESRFVAAWEDDAGLMTYGEAVADVLEFDASEGEPADMSAEEWRAFAARASLYSAKTKAKELGVDPGWDCELSKTPEGYYQIRGGIPYAIAKSLAAAPFADILWMETKTADLADAKQFADAIHAEFPDQMLAYNLSPSFNWDTTGMTDEQMKQFPEELGKMGFVFNFITYGGHQIDGVAAEEFATSLQQDGMLALARLQRKMRLVESPYRTPQTLVGGPRSDAALTASSGRTATTKAMGEGSTQHQHLVQTEVPKKLLEEWLAMWSENYNLGEKLRVQLRPRRAGSDVLELGIYGNDDEQLANVVVDPIKDRHGRSILQVRDQNTFAEKLRQKRLMTLIHLWLVNRFKADAVIYVTPTEDNQYQTAKMKSHGIFSEVYQEVGEIIVAEVNRPRIAELLQPDRVALRKLITKES; this is translated from the coding sequence ATGGCGATCATCGACAGGGACACGCAAGTCCGGCCATCGTTTGACGACGAGGTCGCTGCCACGCAGCAATACTTCGACGACCCGCGCTTTTCTCGCATCACGCGCCTCTTCACGGCCCGCCAGGTAGCCGAGCAGCGGGGCACCATCCCCACCGACTACACCGTCGCCCGCAACGCGGCGGCCGCCTTCTACGAGCGGCTGCGCGAGCTGTTCGCCGAGAAGAAGAGCATCACCACGTTCGGCCCGTACTCGCCCGGCCAGGCCGTCGCGATGAAGCGCATGGGCATCGAGGGGATCTATCTGGGTGGTTGGGCGACGTCCGCCAAGGGCTCCACCACCGAGGATCCCGGACCCGACCTCGCCAGCTACCCGCTGAGTCAGGTGCCCGACGACGCCGCGGTGCTGGTGCGCGCGCTGCTGACCGCCGACCGCAACCAGCAATACCAGCGCCTGAACATGAGCGAGCAGCAGCGGGCCACCGCCACGCAATACGACTACCGGCCGTTCATCATCGCCGACGCGGACACCGGCCACGGCGGTGACCCGCACGTGCGCAACCTGATCCGCCGGTTCGTCGAGGTCGGCGTGCCCGGGTACCACATCGAAGATCAGCGCCCCGGCACGAAGAAGTGTGGCCACCAGGGTGGCAAGGTGTTGGTGCCGTCGGACGAGCAGATCAAACGCCTCAACGCCGCGCGCTTCCAGCTCGACATCATGAAGGTGCCGGGCATCATCGTCGCCCGCACCGATGCCGAGGCGGCCAACCTGCTGGACAGCCGGGCCGACGAGCGCGACCAGCCGTTCTTGCTCGGCGCCACCAACCTGAACATCCCGTCGTACAAGTCGTGCTTCCTGGCGATGGTGCGCCGCTTCTACGAGCTGGGTGTCAAGGACCTCAACGGTCACCTGCTCTACGCGCTGCCCGAGGGGGAGTACGCCGAGGCCGGCGCCTGGCTCGAGCGGCAGGGCATTCAGGGCGTGATCTCCGACGCCGTCAACGCGTGGCGCGAGAACGGTGAGAAGTCGATCGACGACCTGTTCGACCAGGTCGAGTCGCGGTTCGTGGCGGCCTGGGAGGATGATGCCGGGCTGATGACCTACGGCGAGGCCGTGGCCGACGTGCTCGAATTCGATGCCAGCGAGGGCGAGCCGGCCGACATGAGCGCAGAGGAGTGGCGCGCTTTCGCGGCGCGTGCGTCGCTGTACTCCGCCAAGACCAAGGCGAAGGAGTTGGGCGTCGACCCCGGTTGGGACTGCGAGCTGTCCAAGACCCCCGAGGGCTACTACCAGATCCGCGGCGGCATCCCGTACGCGATCGCCAAATCACTGGCGGCCGCGCCGTTCGCCGACATCCTCTGGATGGAGACCAAGACCGCCGACCTGGCCGACGCCAAGCAGTTCGCCGACGCCATCCACGCCGAGTTCCCCGACCAGATGCTGGCCTACAACCTGTCGCCGTCGTTCAACTGGGACACCACCGGCATGACCGACGAGCAGATGAAGCAGTTCCCCGAGGAACTGGGCAAGATGGGCTTCGTCTTCAACTTCATCACCTACGGCGGCCACCAGATCGACGGCGTCGCGGCCGAGGAGTTCGCCACCTCGTTGCAACAAGACGGCATGCTGGCGCTGGCCCGCCTGCAGCGCAAGATGCGGCTGGTCGAATCGCCTTATCGCACACCGCAAACCCTGGTCGGCGGGCCGCGCAGCGACGCGGCGCTGACCGCCTCCTCGGGCCGGACCGCGACCACCAAGGCGATGGGCGAGGGCTCGACCCAGCACCAGCACCTGGTGCAGACCGAGGTGCCGAAGAAGCTGCTCGAGGAGTGGCTGGCGATGTGGAGCGAGAACTACAACCTCGGCGAGAAACTCCGTGTGCAACTGCGGCCCCGGCGGGCCGGCTCGGACGTGCTCGAGCTGGGCATCTACGGCAACGACGACGAGCAGCTGGCCAACGTCGTCGTCGACCCGATCAAGGACCGGCACGGCCGCAGCATCCTTCAGGTGCGCGACCAGAACACCTTCGCTGAGAAGCTCCGGCAGAAGCGGCTGATGACGCTGATCCACCTCTGGCTGGTCAACCGCTTCAAGGCCGACGCGGTGATCTATGTGACGCCGACCGAGGACAACCAATATCAGACCGCGAAGATGAAATCGCACGGCATCTTCAGCGAGGTCTACCAGGAGGTCGGCGAGATCATCGTTGCCGAGGTGAACCGGCCCCGCATCGCCGAGCTGCTGCAGCCCGACCGGGTCGCGCTGCGCAAGCTGATCACCAAAGAAAGTTAG
- a CDS encoding MBL fold metallo-hydrolase — MHLAWERLSGGVHRCRLPLCDVTIGLVCGSDGALLVDTGTTLTEAAAIDADVRLLAGRPVNHIVLTHKHFDHVLGSSLFTGARVHCAPEVAQHLSSATDQLREDALRHGADPAEVEAAIAALRPAHSGGYDAVVDLGDRTAAIAHLGRGHTASDLVVVAPGADDGERVVVFTGDLVEESGDPAIDDDSDVAAWPATLDRLLAIGGPEAIYVPGHGGVVDAGFVRRQRDWLTRRAAAP, encoded by the coding sequence GTGCATCTCGCCTGGGAACGACTGAGCGGCGGTGTGCATCGCTGCCGGCTCCCGTTGTGCGACGTTACCATCGGGCTGGTTTGCGGTAGTGACGGGGCGTTGCTCGTCGACACCGGAACCACGCTCACCGAGGCGGCCGCGATCGACGCCGACGTCCGGCTGCTCGCCGGGCGCCCGGTGAACCATATTGTCTTGACGCACAAGCACTTCGACCATGTGCTGGGTTCGTCGTTGTTCACCGGGGCGCGGGTGCACTGTGCCCCCGAGGTGGCTCAACACCTTTCCTCGGCAACCGACCAGCTCCGCGAGGACGCCCTGCGGCATGGCGCCGACCCCGCCGAGGTAGAGGCGGCGATCGCCGCCCTGCGGCCCGCCCACAGCGGCGGTTACGACGCCGTCGTCGACCTGGGGGACCGGACGGCGGCGATCGCCCACCTCGGCCGTGGCCATACCGCGTCGGATTTGGTGGTGGTCGCGCCTGGGGCCGACGATGGCGAGCGGGTCGTGGTGTTCACCGGTGACTTGGTGGAGGAGTCCGGCGACCCCGCGATCGATGACGACTCCGATGTCGCGGCCTGGCCCGCGACCCTGGACCGGCTGCTGGCGATCGGTGGCCCCGAAGCGATCTACGTCCCGGGCCATGGCGGCGTCGTCGACGCGGGGTTCGTCCGGCGCCAGCGGGACTGGCTGACCCGCCGCGCAGCCGCCCCCTGA
- a CDS encoding ArsR/SmtB family transcription factor, with translation MLADVASVDRVFLALANPVRRELLEILFDQPLSAGELSQRFELSRPAVAEHLKVLREAGLVADQPHGRHRIYRLTAEPLAQLGEWLHPFEKFWRARLTKLAEVAEELK, from the coding sequence ATGTTGGCGGATGTGGCCAGCGTCGACCGTGTATTTCTCGCCTTGGCCAACCCGGTGCGGCGCGAACTGCTGGAGATCCTTTTCGACCAACCGCTCTCGGCGGGCGAACTCAGCCAACGGTTCGAGCTGAGCCGGCCCGCGGTCGCCGAGCACCTCAAGGTGCTGCGTGAAGCAGGGCTGGTGGCCGACCAGCCGCACGGGCGCCATCGCATCTACCGCCTGACCGCGGAGCCGTTGGCGCAGCTCGGTGAGTGGCTGCATCCCTTCGAAAAGTTCTGGCGCGCTCGACTGACCAAGCTCGCCGAGGTGGCAGAGGAGCTGAAATGA
- a CDS encoding SRPBCC family protein produces MTETSRFATIRVDQFVAAPPAKVWRLLTEPALMKLWWAEGQVAAVVGHRFTLDMPGYGKQPCTVLEVDPPHRFVYTFTAAWTLTWRLEAEGNGTRVFLEHSGFDLDDNRMAQAFERMGPGWRDVVLPRLARIGAQPGP; encoded by the coding sequence ATGACCGAAACGTCACGCTTCGCGACAATCCGGGTGGATCAATTCGTGGCGGCGCCACCGGCCAAGGTGTGGCGATTGCTGACCGAACCCGCGCTGATGAAGCTGTGGTGGGCCGAGGGGCAGGTGGCCGCGGTGGTCGGGCATCGGTTCACTCTCGACATGCCGGGCTACGGCAAGCAGCCGTGCACGGTGCTCGAGGTCGACCCGCCGCATCGGTTCGTCTACACGTTCACCGCCGCCTGGACACTGACCTGGCGATTGGAAGCCGAAGGCAACGGTACCCGAGTGTTCTTGGAACACAGCGGCTTTGACCTCGACGACAATCGCATGGCGCAGGCGTTCGAGCGGATGGGGCCGGGGTGGCGCGACGTCGTCCTGCCCCGGCTCGCTCGGATCGGCGCCCAACCAGGTCCCTGA
- a CDS encoding SRPBCC family protein, producing the protein MAITDSREVVIEATPDEILDVLFDIESLTEWSSAHKMVEVLERDDQNHPTRSRQVVKLVGVSDEQELAYTVHDDGVGWTLISAKQQRAQEGRYTLTPEGDSTRVHFELTVDLVAPVPGFLVKKGAKSLMDTATEGLRKRVLEVEKRGK; encoded by the coding sequence ATGGCTATCACCGATTCCCGCGAAGTCGTCATCGAGGCGACGCCCGACGAAATCCTGGACGTGCTGTTCGACATCGAGTCGCTGACCGAGTGGTCGTCGGCCCACAAGATGGTCGAAGTGCTCGAGCGCGACGACCAGAATCACCCGACCAGATCTCGCCAGGTCGTCAAACTCGTCGGGGTCAGCGACGAACAGGAGCTGGCGTACACCGTTCACGACGACGGCGTGGGCTGGACCCTGATCAGCGCCAAACAGCAACGCGCTCAGGAGGGTCGGTACACGCTGACGCCCGAGGGCGACTCCACCCGGGTTCACTTCGAGCTGACGGTGGACCTGGTGGCGCCCGTGCCCGGGTTCCTGGTCAAGAAGGGCGCCAAGAGCCTGATGGACACGGCTACCGAGGGGCTGCGCAAGCGGGTGCTCGAAGTCGAGAAGCGCGGCAAGTAA
- a CDS encoding YbhB/YbcL family Raf kinase inhibitor-like protein has translation MESTPGTLHQIAAIIGALAITPGLAGCGGQGHSHQTTPSTPKITTLGRTAPNAPADGPLTISSPAFADGAPIPVQYTCKGADIAPPLAWSAPLGAALVVADPDAVNGLYIHWVVVGIAPGSGSTADGQTPAGATTLPNTAGQPAYKGPCPPAGSGMHHYRFTLYQLPNDYQLPGGLAGVQAAQTIAGAATAQAQLTGMFGG, from the coding sequence ATGGAATCGACGCCGGGCACGCTTCACCAAATCGCGGCGATCATCGGTGCGCTGGCGATCACGCCGGGGCTGGCCGGCTGCGGCGGCCAAGGTCATAGCCACCAGACCACACCGTCGACGCCGAAGATCACCACGCTCGGCCGCACGGCGCCCAACGCGCCCGCGGACGGGCCGCTGACGATCAGCAGCCCGGCTTTCGCCGACGGTGCGCCGATTCCGGTGCAGTACACCTGCAAAGGCGCCGACATCGCGCCGCCGCTGGCCTGGTCGGCGCCGCTGGGTGCGGCCCTCGTCGTCGCCGACCCCGACGCCGTCAACGGCCTGTACATCCACTGGGTCGTCGTGGGGATCGCCCCGGGCTCGGGCAGCACCGCCGACGGTCAGACCCCGGCCGGGGCGACCACCCTGCCGAACACGGCGGGCCAGCCCGCGTACAAGGGGCCCTGTCCCCCGGCCGGATCCGGCATGCATCATTACCGGTTCACCCTCTACCAGCTGCCCAACGACTATCAACTGCCCGGCGGCCTGGCCGGTGTTCAGGCGGCGCAGACGATCGCCGGTGCTGCGACCGCACAGGCGCAGCTCACCGGAATGTTCGGCGGCTGA
- a CDS encoding lipase family protein translates to MPTQPTLDLTQAIQFAQLVNATYGTPPGDLTNKAGQALSAGGVDYTVVTTIYANDLATDMNPARALDEVSIGLICQEDKTGDVAIAIRGTEGWLEWIHDADFLQVPCPFLAGAGHTEDGFTDMYESLRTGTAPGSPTVVDALGKLTFAQPVGSVTICGHSLGGALATLLALDVAANTTLTNPAVYTYGSPRTGDSLFAATFDQVVKNSWRVANRLDIVPALPPPLDYEHVLNPVELNPVRLVPFPPEVLVKYTVSCEHSLATYLYLLSLQSGGPALPLEAACKP, encoded by the coding sequence ATGCCAACACAACCGACGTTAGACCTAACGCAGGCAATACAATTCGCCCAGCTCGTCAATGCGACCTACGGGACGCCGCCCGGCGACCTGACGAACAAGGCCGGTCAGGCCTTGAGCGCAGGCGGCGTCGACTACACCGTGGTCACCACGATCTACGCCAACGATCTGGCGACCGACATGAACCCGGCCCGCGCCCTCGACGAAGTGTCCATTGGGCTGATCTGCCAGGAGGACAAGACGGGCGACGTCGCGATCGCAATCCGCGGCACCGAGGGATGGCTGGAATGGATTCACGACGCCGACTTTCTCCAGGTGCCATGCCCGTTCCTGGCCGGCGCAGGCCACACAGAAGACGGCTTCACCGACATGTACGAGTCCCTGCGGACCGGAACCGCGCCGGGTTCGCCGACTGTGGTCGACGCGCTCGGGAAACTTACGTTCGCTCAACCCGTCGGCTCGGTGACAATCTGCGGGCACAGCCTGGGAGGGGCACTCGCGACACTGCTCGCCCTTGACGTAGCCGCGAACACAACGCTTACCAACCCCGCCGTTTACACCTACGGCAGCCCACGGACCGGCGATTCGCTGTTTGCGGCCACCTTCGACCAGGTAGTCAAAAACTCCTGGCGCGTGGCAAACCGGCTGGACATCGTCCCCGCGCTGCCCCCGCCGCTCGACTACGAGCACGTGCTCAATCCGGTCGAGCTCAACCCGGTCCGGTTAGTGCCGTTTCCGCCCGAGGTCCTGGTCAAATACACGGTGTCATGCGAACATTCGCTCGCGACCTACCTGTATCTGTTGTCACTGCAATCCGGTGGCCCCGCACTTCCCCTGGAAGCCGCATGCAAACCCTGA
- a CDS encoding phytoene desaturase family protein produces the protein MTNTEYDAIVVGAGHNGLTAAAILQRAGLRTACLEANTYAGGMAATVELIDGFRYEIAGSVQFPMASQLTKDLGLDTLPAVEPDVMSINIGEHGEEPMIFYRDPMRLMTHLSERHGLEAVTGMAELIGWSQGPAKALGRFDVRRPPKTLDEMYACATDDAERRAIHEMLFGSAMDVIDRYLPDKDKHAVMRGMLAFLAVNSTYRGPYTPGSATCLAFALAVPDDSTAMMTKLKGGIGALTEHLRELFVAHGGEIRFRTKAEEILVDHGKVTGVRLRDGSTISAPIVVSNLSPDITLTEMIAPEHVPVQLVSRVSGRDHRASFVQIHFALDGLPEFAPPYEFLNADGMQQSVGIFGSPESQQLHWENCRRGIVPDNPSMGMQIPSVHDPGMAPPGKHAASAFAYAFPIEVSRDQHGHLKNEMAQRVIDKITRLAPNFKDIVIRHITFAPYHMNTMFGAPSGDFCHGLLHPDLMGPNRPGPKGFLDMPIGIEGLYLAGAGCHGGPGITFTPGYNAAYQVLDDAS, from the coding sequence ATGACCAACACCGAGTACGACGCAATCGTGGTGGGCGCCGGGCACAACGGGCTGACCGCCGCGGCGATCCTGCAACGCGCGGGCCTGCGCACTGCCTGCCTGGAGGCCAACACTTACGCGGGCGGCATGGCCGCGACCGTCGAGTTGATCGACGGTTTCCGGTACGAGATCGCCGGTTCGGTGCAGTTCCCGATGGCCAGCCAGCTCACCAAGGACCTCGGGTTGGACACGCTGCCGGCGGTGGAGCCGGACGTGATGTCCATCAATATCGGCGAACACGGGGAAGAGCCGATGATCTTCTACCGCGACCCGATGCGGCTGATGACGCATCTGAGCGAGAGGCACGGCCTCGAGGCGGTCACCGGCATGGCCGAATTGATCGGCTGGAGTCAGGGGCCGGCGAAGGCGCTGGGCCGGTTCGACGTCCGCCGGCCGCCCAAGACGCTCGATGAGATGTACGCCTGCGCGACCGACGACGCCGAACGCCGGGCGATTCACGAGATGCTGTTCGGCTCGGCCATGGACGTGATCGACCGCTACCTGCCCGACAAAGACAAGCACGCGGTCATGCGCGGAATGCTGGCATTCCTGGCCGTCAACTCGACCTACCGCGGCCCGTACACACCAGGCAGCGCGACCTGTTTGGCCTTTGCTTTGGCGGTGCCCGACGACAGCACCGCGATGATGACGAAGCTGAAGGGCGGCATCGGCGCACTCACCGAACACCTGCGCGAGCTCTTCGTCGCCCACGGCGGCGAGATCCGGTTTCGCACCAAGGCCGAGGAGATCCTCGTCGACCACGGCAAGGTGACCGGTGTGCGACTGCGCGACGGATCGACGATCTCGGCGCCCATCGTGGTGTCCAACCTGTCGCCGGATATCACGCTCACCGAAATGATTGCGCCCGAACACGTTCCGGTACAGCTGGTCTCACGCGTCTCCGGCCGCGACCACCGGGCCTCGTTCGTGCAGATCCACTTCGCCCTGGATGGGCTGCCCGAATTCGCCCCGCCGTATGAGTTCCTCAACGCCGACGGAATGCAACAGTCGGTCGGAATCTTCGGATCGCCCGAATCCCAGCAGCTGCACTGGGAAAACTGCCGGCGGGGGATCGTTCCGGACAACCCGTCGATGGGAATGCAGATCCCGTCGGTGCACGACCCCGGCATGGCGCCGCCCGGCAAGCACGCGGCGAGCGCGTTCGCCTACGCGTTCCCGATCGAGGTCAGCCGCGACCAGCATGGGCATCTCAAAAACGAGATGGCGCAACGGGTTATCGACAAGATCACCCGCCTGGCACCCAACTTCAAGGACATCGTCATACGCCACATCACGTTCGCGCCTTACCACATGAACACCATGTTCGGCGCGCCATCGGGCGACTTCTGCCACGGGCTGCTGCACCCCGACCTGATGGGTCCCAACCGGCCCGGCCCGAAGGGCTTCCTCGATATGCCCATCGGAATCGAGGGCCTGTACCTGGCCGGCGCCGGATGCCACGGCGGACCGGGCATCACCTTCACCCCGGGTTACAACGCCGCCTATCAGGTGCTCGACGACGCGTCCTGA